DNA from Gracilinanus agilis isolate LMUSP501 chromosome 3, AgileGrace, whole genome shotgun sequence:
TCTGCTTCAGAGCATTGTGGACCTGTCTGTGTGTCATAAacatggggagaaagagaagctCTTCTGTGAAGAAGACCAGAGACTTCTCTGTGGTTCCTGTTCATTATCCCCAGGGCACAAGGACCACAGAGTCCTTCCCCTGAAAATGGCTGCTGACAAGTGCAGGGACAAGATCAAGCACACCCTGAATAACTTACAacgaaaaaaagaagaatttaatgtTGCCTTGGACAGAGCGGCCAGGAGAGAGGCACTCTGTGACAAGGCTATACACTCTTTGAAACAATCTTTTATTTCAGAATACAGGAAAGTACATGAATTCTTATGGGAGGAAGAAGAGCTCTATCTACAAAGACTAGACCAGCAATACACAGACATCTTGgcaaaactggagctcaacaagaCCAAACTGTCTCAACAGAttgaaaatctggaaagaatgcAATTAGAAGTAGAGGACAATTTGGAGAAGGGGCCCTTGGAAATGCTCCAAGATGTGAAAGGCACTTTGGAAAGGCATGAGGAGCTGCTACTTCAAGAACCAGAGGTTATTTCCCTTGCCTGGGCCACCAGCCCCATCACTGGCTTGAGAGAGATGCTCATGAGATTCCAGAGTGACATCAGTCTTGATCCTGAATCAGCCCATCCACATCTCATCCTGTCTGAAGATCTGAAGAGTGTCAAGTATGGAGATGTCCCACGGGACCTGCCTGACAACCAGCAAAGGTTCGATAGTGCTCCTGCTGTACTGGGGGACCAGACCTTCACTTCAGGCAAACACTATTGGGAGGTGAAAGTAGGAAATAAAACAGCTT
Protein-coding regions in this window:
- the LOC123241792 gene encoding probable E3 ubiquitin-protein ligase TRIML1, with translation MDPRDLLENLKTDLTCSICLGYFTDPVTVSCGHSFCTVCLLRCRGEAESTFHCPECRGIIEEDDVLPNRNLQTVSVTGKRLRPHLLQSIVDLSVCHKHGEKEKLFCEEDQRLLCGSCSLSPGHKDHRVLPLKMAADKCRDKIKHTLNNLQRKKEEFNVALDRAARREALCDKAIHSLKQSFISEYRKVHEFLWEEEELYLQRLDQQYTDILAKLELNKTKLSQQIENLERMQLEVEDNLEKGPLEMLQDVKGTLERHEELLLQEPEVISLAWATSPITGLREMLMRFQSDISLDPESAHPHLILSEDLKSVKYGDVPRDLPDNQQRFDSAPAVLGDQTFTSGKHYWEVKVGNKTAWEVGICKDPVRRKGQVSSLSKDAWTLVSLGSRYHCFLWNCKYGIHRSEPIDKVGIFLDYDKRHIAFYDAIDGSLISSFSDMVFEGPLRPYFSPCCPNGESTQGSIMLIDVGDSH